The following are from one region of the Rhodopirellula sp. P2 genome:
- a CDS encoding acyl-CoA desaturase → MSTVVEPTKNRAPAKSKGNAEQTTSHAPESTTLESPETGGKLRLDQPRAEDADGFSSLVAQKAAKKRDLAKPTKADRVRASNISWWAVGWLAMAHIVCLAAPFTFTWTALITALVLHWVAGSLGICLGYHRLLTHTGMKTYNWVRYLFAGIGCFAGEGSPLDWVADHRKHHAHSDLEGDPHSPRDGGIWSHIFWLAFHTHNGDRDAYLTRWVPDLYKDPAMRAFDLLFLPIHIVASFALLGIGYAFGGWDLGISMLVWGMFVRLVAVLHATWMVNSASHIWGYKNYETTDDSRNNWLVAIVAYGEGWHNNHHAYPRMAKHGHKWWEFDITWQAIKLLRAVGLVWDVVDYRTVAEKKARDAKKAAAA, encoded by the coding sequence ATGTCGACCGTTGTTGAACCAACCAAGAACCGGGCCCCTGCCAAGAGCAAGGGCAACGCTGAGCAAACCACCTCCCACGCACCCGAATCCACCACGCTGGAATCGCCTGAAACAGGCGGCAAGTTGCGTTTGGACCAACCTCGAGCCGAAGACGCCGACGGTTTCTCGTCGCTCGTCGCTCAAAAGGCCGCCAAAAAGCGAGATTTGGCGAAGCCGACGAAAGCCGACCGCGTTCGCGCTTCCAACATCAGTTGGTGGGCTGTCGGTTGGTTGGCCATGGCACATATTGTCTGTTTGGCCGCACCTTTCACTTTCACTTGGACCGCTTTGATCACCGCCTTGGTGCTTCACTGGGTTGCTGGCAGCCTTGGCATTTGTCTTGGTTACCACCGGTTGCTGACGCATACCGGCATGAAAACCTACAACTGGGTGCGTTACCTTTTCGCTGGGATCGGTTGTTTTGCAGGCGAAGGCTCGCCTTTGGATTGGGTTGCCGATCACCGCAAACACCACGCTCACAGTGACCTCGAAGGCGACCCACACTCGCCTCGCGATGGTGGCATCTGGAGTCACATTTTCTGGCTCGCATTCCACACCCACAACGGTGACCGTGACGCTTACCTGACTCGTTGGGTGCCGGATTTGTACAAAGACCCAGCCATGCGGGCGTTTGACCTGTTGTTCTTGCCCATCCACATTGTCGCTTCGTTTGCCCTGCTCGGTATCGGCTACGCGTTCGGTGGCTGGGATCTCGGGATCTCGATGTTGGTCTGGGGTATGTTTGTCCGCTTGGTCGCTGTGTTGCACGCGACTTGGATGGTCAACAGTGCTTCCCACATCTGGGGCTACAAGAACTACGAAACCACTGACGACAGCCGCAACAACTGGTTGGTCGCGATCGTGGCTTACGGCGAAGGCTGGCACAACAACCACCACGCTTACCCACGGATGGCCAAGCACGGTCACAAGTGGTGGGAATTCGACATCACTTGGCAAGCCATCAAACTGCTTCGCGCGGTGGGCTTGGTCTGGGATGTGGTCGATTATCGCACCGTTGCTGAAAAGAAAGCTCGCGACGCGAAGAAGGCTGCCGCAGCCTAA
- a CDS encoding aspartate:alanine exchanger family transporter — MNPILVLLCVIALGLLIGRVSFRGISLGTSAILFVALLAGHFGWSIPTGFGTLGLALFVYCVGISAGPTFFRGLASHGRAMAITGSVIVLTGVAVTWVCARLLDLPAELAGGLMAGAMTSTPALGAITQSSEDPAAVAVGFGVAYPIGIIAVVLFVQIAIKLFAKTNDEENSSNSDSSEPSTAEIAESSSIGRRVVRIANPVVAGKRPSDIAAFADSPCQMSRVQREGRWRPTPPNYKFEIGDEVMLVGGSLEIRRVSETLGELQDTADPVVDADRERRYVVVTSPEIYGRTLKELRLRSKYGVTIVRVQRHDVEFVPSSRTRIEFGDGLVAVGEPDALAKIATAVGHRPRTVNETDLLSLVAGIVLGIFVGNLSLRIGEFSMSLGIAGGPLMVGLILGHFRRLGPIRGSYPPAAMLLMTEGGLALFLADAGLNAGANVVEVLMERGVLLCVAAAAIAIIPLLVGFAGSRYFGGRTLWQSLGATCGGMTSTPGLAVLTGATDSSQPATSYVAAYPVALVLITVAAPWLVDLIG, encoded by the coding sequence ATGAACCCGATTCTCGTTCTCCTTTGTGTGATTGCGTTGGGCCTGCTGATTGGCCGAGTGTCGTTTCGCGGCATTTCGCTGGGCACGTCTGCGATTTTGTTTGTTGCGTTGCTCGCCGGGCATTTTGGCTGGAGCATTCCAACCGGCTTCGGCACCTTGGGATTGGCCCTCTTTGTGTATTGCGTCGGCATTTCCGCGGGACCGACCTTTTTTCGAGGGCTCGCGTCTCATGGCCGAGCCATGGCGATCACCGGATCCGTGATTGTGCTGACCGGAGTCGCAGTGACTTGGGTCTGCGCACGGTTGTTGGACCTCCCGGCGGAGCTGGCTGGCGGTTTGATGGCTGGTGCAATGACCAGCACCCCTGCCCTGGGTGCGATCACTCAATCATCCGAAGATCCGGCAGCTGTCGCGGTCGGTTTTGGTGTGGCGTATCCCATTGGCATCATCGCTGTGGTTCTGTTTGTGCAGATCGCGATCAAACTGTTCGCCAAGACAAATGACGAGGAAAACAGTTCCAATTCGGATTCTTCGGAACCTTCCACTGCTGAAATCGCTGAGTCGAGCAGCATTGGGCGACGTGTGGTGCGAATCGCGAATCCAGTGGTGGCGGGGAAACGTCCCAGCGATATCGCCGCGTTTGCGGATTCACCTTGCCAGATGTCGCGTGTTCAACGTGAAGGCCGATGGCGTCCCACGCCTCCCAATTACAAATTTGAAATTGGCGATGAAGTCATGTTGGTTGGCGGTTCGTTGGAGATCCGTCGGGTGTCGGAAACATTGGGTGAGCTGCAAGACACGGCGGATCCCGTGGTTGATGCGGATCGCGAACGCCGATATGTCGTTGTCACCTCACCGGAGATTTATGGTCGCACGCTGAAAGAGTTGCGTCTGCGATCGAAGTACGGCGTGACCATCGTTCGTGTCCAACGTCACGACGTTGAATTCGTTCCATCGTCACGAACTCGAATTGAGTTTGGGGATGGGTTGGTCGCCGTGGGAGAACCGGATGCACTGGCGAAAATCGCGACCGCTGTTGGGCATCGACCTCGAACGGTGAACGAAACCGATCTCTTGTCTTTGGTCGCCGGCATTGTGCTCGGGATTTTTGTCGGCAACTTGTCACTGCGAATCGGCGAGTTCTCGATGTCGTTGGGAATCGCTGGCGGTCCCTTGATGGTGGGACTGATTCTAGGACACTTCCGGCGACTCGGGCCCATTCGCGGTTCGTACCCTCCCGCCGCAATGTTGTTGATGACCGAAGGTGGTTTGGCGTTGTTCCTCGCGGATGCGGGATTGAACGCGGGAGCCAACGTGGTCGAAGTGCTGATGGAACGCGGCGTTTTGCTGTGTGTGGCTGCAGCGGCCATCGCCATCATCCCATTGCTGGTGGGCTTTGCCGGGTCCCGGTATTTTGGCGGGCGAACGCTTTGGCAATCGCTTGGTGCGACTTGTGGAGGCATGACATCCACGCCGGGATTGGCCGTGCTGACTGGGGCGACGGATTCCAGTCAACCGGCAACCAGCTACGTTGCGGCGTACCCCGTGGCCTTGGTTTTGATCACGGTCGCGGCACCTTGGTTGGTCGATCTGATCGGCTGA
- the lipA gene encoding lipoyl synthase — MIFCLSSGQTPMAFRLPVVAEPEMPAGTDVSSTGRLPRWLKRPIPKSNSNHLTDSLMEEYGLETVCDNAKCPNRMECYSQQTATFMVLGNVCTRPCGFCAVSRGRPPAAPAVDEPERIAKAAERLGLKHVVITSVTRDDLPDGGADHFHNCVIAVRERTGATTEVLTPDFVHCKEALARVIEAKPTVFNHNMETVPRLYRRVRGPKSDYAWTLQMMREVKRYDAEVKTKSGLMLGLGEERGELLDALSDLREHDVDFLTLGQYLQPGDKYLPVVRYVPPEEFDELADIAKSMGFKKVASGPFVRSSYHARDMAETE, encoded by the coding sequence TTGATTTTTTGCCTTTCATCCGGACAGACGCCGATGGCTTTTCGATTGCCAGTTGTCGCCGAACCAGAAATGCCTGCGGGCACCGACGTCAGCTCGACGGGACGGTTGCCTCGCTGGCTCAAACGTCCCATCCCAAAATCCAACTCGAATCACCTGACCGATTCGCTGATGGAGGAGTACGGGTTGGAAACCGTTTGCGACAACGCCAAGTGCCCCAACCGGATGGAATGTTACAGCCAGCAGACGGCGACATTCATGGTGCTGGGCAATGTCTGCACACGGCCCTGTGGATTCTGTGCCGTCAGCCGAGGGCGTCCACCGGCGGCCCCCGCCGTCGATGAACCGGAACGAATCGCGAAAGCAGCGGAGCGTTTGGGACTGAAACACGTCGTCATCACCAGCGTCACCCGAGATGACCTGCCCGACGGCGGTGCCGACCACTTCCACAACTGCGTCATCGCTGTTCGCGAACGCACCGGAGCGACCACGGAAGTCTTGACGCCTGACTTTGTGCATTGCAAAGAAGCCTTGGCTCGCGTGATCGAAGCCAAGCCCACCGTGTTCAATCACAACATGGAAACCGTGCCACGCCTGTATCGTCGTGTTCGCGGACCCAAGAGCGACTACGCGTGGACGCTGCAAATGATGCGGGAAGTCAAACGCTACGACGCCGAAGTCAAAACCAAAAGTGGCTTGATGTTGGGATTGGGCGAAGAACGAGGCGAATTGTTGGACGCACTGTCCGATCTTCGCGAACACGACGTCGACTTCTTGACCCTGGGGCAGTATCTGCAACCGGGCGACAAGTACCTGCCCGTGGTTCGCTACGTGCCGCCCGAAGAATTCGATGAACTGGCCGACATTGCGAAGTCGATGGGATTCAAGAAGGTCGCCAGCGGCCCCTTCGTGCGTAGCAGCTACCACGCACGTGACATGGCTGAGACGGAGTGA
- the smpB gene encoding SsrA-binding protein SmpB, with product MGRVEIENGRPMLLLCDPDTITAMSKNKSKKQPTLTEAGAKKAAGKKSGKGKSKNAKKNQPNITPVAENRKAKFRYEILDSVECGMMLMGSEVKSMREGKLSLDEAHIRATNGELWLVGSDIAHYNNAGMWNHDPRRPRKLLVHAKEFEKFAGRAFERGLTLIPLRVYFSERGLAKCVMGLVKGKKIHDKRETIKKRETDRGLQRAMRRK from the coding sequence GTGGGCCGGGTGGAAATCGAAAATGGTCGCCCCATGCTGCTTTTGTGCGATCCCGATACAATCACGGCCATGTCAAAGAACAAAAGTAAAAAGCAGCCCACCTTGACCGAGGCTGGCGCAAAAAAAGCGGCCGGTAAGAAGTCAGGGAAGGGAAAAAGCAAAAACGCGAAAAAGAATCAACCGAACATCACACCGGTCGCTGAAAACCGCAAAGCGAAGTTCCGCTACGAGATTCTCGACAGCGTCGAGTGCGGCATGATGCTGATGGGCAGCGAAGTCAAATCCATGCGAGAAGGCAAACTTTCCCTCGATGAAGCGCACATTCGCGCCACCAACGGGGAACTCTGGTTGGTCGGTTCGGACATCGCTCATTACAACAACGCGGGAATGTGGAACCATGATCCCCGCCGTCCTCGCAAGTTGCTGGTGCACGCCAAAGAATTCGAGAAATTCGCGGGACGCGCGTTTGAACGAGGACTGACCCTGATCCCGCTGCGGGTGTATTTCAGCGAACGAGGCTTGGCCAAGTGTGTGATGGGATTGGTCAAAGGGAAGAAAATTCACGACAAACGCGAAACGATCAAGAAACGTGAGACCGACCGTGGGCTGCAAAGAGCCATGCGGCGTAAATAG
- a CDS encoding ABC transporter ATP-binding protein, producing the protein MLAIENLIKRFDQPGGGELTVLDVPQFNIAVGEQVALIGQSGGGKTTLLHLIAGMLSATSGSIRINNLELTRLSEQGRDRFRAGTIGYVFQTFNLLPAFSALENVKLGMSFGSGSVDAARASDLLDRVGLSDRANYRPNQLSVGQQQRVAIARALAGRPKLLLADEPTANVDPASADTVLNLIIDSCRDEEISLLMVTHSMDVAQRFQRVDKLEDINRAFSPLGAGS; encoded by the coding sequence ATGCTAGCGATTGAAAATCTGATCAAACGATTCGATCAACCTGGTGGAGGCGAACTGACGGTGCTGGATGTGCCCCAGTTCAACATCGCGGTCGGCGAACAAGTCGCCTTGATCGGTCAAAGCGGTGGCGGCAAAACCACGTTGTTGCACCTCATTGCAGGGATGTTGTCAGCGACCTCCGGTTCCATCCGCATCAACAACTTGGAACTCACCCGACTGAGTGAGCAGGGCCGCGATCGGTTTCGAGCGGGAACGATTGGCTACGTCTTCCAAACGTTCAACCTGTTGCCTGCCTTCTCGGCACTGGAGAACGTCAAGTTGGGAATGTCGTTCGGAAGCGGAAGCGTTGATGCCGCCCGAGCGTCGGACTTGCTCGATCGAGTCGGCCTTTCTGATCGAGCGAACTATCGTCCGAATCAATTGTCGGTGGGGCAACAGCAGCGAGTCGCGATCGCTCGGGCTCTCGCTGGTCGTCCCAAACTGTTGTTGGCCGATGAGCCCACCGCGAATGTGGACCCGGCCAGTGCCGACACGGTGTTGAACTTGATCATCGATTCGTGTCGTGACGAGGAGATCTCATTGTTGATGGTCACGCACAGCATGGATGTGGCCCAGCGTTTTCAGCGCGTTGACAAACTGGAAGACATCAACCGAGCCTTTTCACCCTTGGGGGCCGGATCATGA
- a CDS encoding ABC transporter permease: MSLLFIAWRNFRYRALSSFLTTLSLTLGVGLVVLVMSVYGIISEAFVRNASVGYNLVVGPKGSTLQLTLNAVYYLSQPIENLPYTEYMEFYPKEKRAEMVRTFGGDPALGERDGVYSGFMTDGYAIPLALGDYFGEFRVVGTTPDFFELLKHGPDADQPFTFEEGRNFEFRNEENSYFECVLGSRVAAQMGMRVGDVMNPTHGDPEGKGHGQGFLIVGVLDPTGTPNDRAAFVNLEGFYLLEGHAKPIPDDAVIVLPESAETAGPDEPLLLTIPEREVTSILVRNGNLMMAPMLQNRIKESVRAEAATPIGEINKLMTMIVGPLMQALLAITLITCVVAAVGVLVAIYNSMNDRKRDIAVMRALGARRGNVTWIILFESLIIALVGGIAGWVLAHLGILAASPLIEARTGVQVGFFSMSTYELYLLPLVIGLSLLAGIVPAASAYRTDVGTNLSA, translated from the coding sequence ATGAGCCTGTTGTTCATCGCTTGGCGAAACTTTCGCTACCGTGCTTTGTCGAGTTTCTTGACCACCTTGTCGCTGACGTTGGGCGTCGGTTTGGTGGTTCTGGTGATGTCGGTTTACGGCATCATCAGTGAAGCGTTCGTACGCAACGCGTCAGTGGGATACAACCTGGTCGTTGGTCCCAAAGGCAGCACGCTGCAACTGACGCTCAATGCGGTCTACTACCTCAGTCAACCGATTGAGAACCTTCCCTACACCGAGTACATGGAGTTTTATCCGAAGGAGAAGCGAGCTGAGATGGTTCGCACTTTCGGGGGAGATCCGGCTCTGGGGGAACGTGACGGGGTGTACTCTGGGTTCATGACCGATGGCTATGCGATCCCGCTCGCGCTGGGAGATTACTTCGGTGAATTTCGAGTTGTTGGTACCACACCCGACTTCTTTGAGTTGTTGAAACACGGCCCTGATGCCGATCAGCCGTTCACCTTCGAAGAGGGACGCAACTTTGAATTTCGCAACGAAGAGAACAGCTACTTCGAATGCGTGTTGGGTTCCCGCGTTGCAGCACAAATGGGAATGCGTGTCGGCGATGTGATGAACCCTACGCACGGCGATCCGGAAGGCAAAGGCCATGGGCAAGGGTTCCTGATTGTCGGGGTGTTGGATCCCACTGGAACGCCGAATGACCGCGCCGCGTTTGTCAACTTGGAAGGCTTTTACTTGCTCGAAGGGCACGCGAAACCGATTCCGGATGATGCCGTGATCGTGCTTCCTGAATCAGCCGAGACGGCTGGGCCGGACGAACCGTTGTTGCTGACGATTCCTGAACGGGAGGTCACGTCGATCCTGGTTCGCAATGGCAACCTGATGATGGCTCCCATGCTTCAAAACCGAATCAAGGAAAGCGTGCGAGCGGAAGCTGCGACGCCAATCGGCGAAATCAACAAACTGATGACGATGATTGTTGGTCCGCTGATGCAAGCCTTGCTGGCCATCACGTTGATCACTTGCGTGGTCGCTGCCGTGGGAGTTTTGGTGGCGATTTACAATTCGATGAACGACCGCAAACGAGACATCGCGGTGATGCGTGCCCTGGGGGCTCGCCGCGGCAATGTGACGTGGATCATTTTGTTTGAGAGTTTGATCATTGCCCTCGTCGGTGGCATCGCCGGCTGGGTGCTGGCTCACCTGGGAATTCTCGCGGCCAGTCCGTTGATCGAGGCCCGCACCGGTGTCCAGGTTGGCTTTTTCTCGATGAGCACGTATGAGCTTTATCTGTTGCCGTTGGTGATTGGATTGAGTTTGTTGGCTGGCATTGTCCCGGCCGCGTCCGCCTACCGCACGGACGTGGGCACGAACCTGTCGGCCTAG
- a CDS encoding right-handed parallel beta-helix repeat-containing protein: MNCRPPRRVTCSLFFASITAFSVGTFAMLPFALAAEPVGDGVADDTAAIQQWIDAERDVQLPVGTYRITRPLRVDLKSTGAIAFQGEGRSRIVMAGPGPAIQVMGTHAGTADPSTVTDDIWNQQNAVIISDLEIVGEHPQADGVELSGTMQPTLHNLTIRKSRHAIHLVDRNRNVIVSDCHLYENSGVGLFLDAVNLHQINVTGSHISYNAGGGIASHDGNVRNLHITGCDIEGNMGSADAASSANVWLTSGSGSIGEVAITGCTIQHTHQGKDSANIRIDLHSQQVNGTEERRHGNITISGNILSDTQVNVHLRHLRSATVTGNTIWKGFQSNVVLENCEAVTLASNAMDRNPRYHLGRNTVAKHGVQLTDCRDCVLSANVIRGVNDRPAVLELTRCQGILVQGGVFSDDSLPAILAVECADCVIRNNIVRGGDSPIQLRDCEGMQTD, encoded by the coding sequence ATGAATTGCCGTCCCCCCCGCCGAGTCACTTGCTCCCTGTTCTTCGCGTCGATCACGGCGTTTTCCGTTGGCACATTTGCGATGTTGCCGTTCGCCCTTGCTGCTGAACCGGTCGGGGATGGTGTTGCCGACGACACCGCTGCGATTCAGCAATGGATTGATGCCGAACGCGACGTGCAACTTCCGGTGGGAACGTACCGGATCACCCGTCCGCTTCGCGTCGATCTGAAGAGCACGGGTGCGATCGCATTCCAAGGCGAGGGACGCAGTCGGATCGTGATGGCGGGACCTGGCCCAGCGATCCAGGTCATGGGGACTCATGCTGGAACGGCGGACCCTTCGACTGTGACAGACGACATTTGGAATCAGCAGAATGCCGTGATCATTTCAGACTTGGAGATTGTCGGTGAGCATCCGCAAGCTGACGGCGTCGAACTGTCGGGAACGATGCAGCCCACGCTTCACAACCTGACGATTCGAAAGTCGCGACATGCGATTCATTTGGTGGATCGCAATCGCAACGTGATCGTCAGTGATTGCCATCTCTACGAGAACTCCGGCGTTGGACTGTTTCTGGATGCGGTCAACCTGCATCAAATCAACGTCACGGGAAGTCACATCAGCTACAATGCCGGTGGCGGAATTGCTTCGCATGATGGCAACGTTCGTAACTTGCACATCACTGGTTGCGACATCGAAGGCAACATGGGGTCCGCCGACGCCGCTTCTTCCGCCAATGTTTGGTTGACCAGTGGGTCGGGATCAATCGGAGAAGTGGCGATCACCGGTTGCACGATCCAGCACACCCATCAAGGCAAAGACTCTGCCAACATCCGGATCGATTTGCACAGCCAGCAGGTCAACGGCACGGAGGAACGTCGGCATGGCAACATCACGATCAGCGGCAACATCCTCTCTGACACTCAAGTCAACGTTCACCTGCGGCACCTGCGCAGTGCGACGGTCACCGGCAACACCATTTGGAAGGGATTCCAAAGCAACGTTGTGCTGGAAAATTGCGAAGCGGTGACGTTGGCGTCCAACGCCATGGACCGGAATCCTCGCTACCATCTGGGGCGAAACACCGTTGCCAAGCATGGTGTTCAGCTGACCGATTGCCGTGACTGCGTTCTTTCCGCCAATGTGATTCGAGGTGTCAACGATCGTCCCGCGGTGTTGGAGCTCACCCGGTGTCAGGGCATCCTCGTTCAAGGCGGGGTGTTTTCAGATGACTCGCTGCCCGCGATTTTGGCGGTGGAATGTGCGGATTGCGTGATCCGAAACAACATCGTCCGCGGCGGCGATTCCCCGATTCAGTTGCGAGACTGTGAAGGGATGCAAACGGACTGA
- a CDS encoding sigma-70 family RNA polymerase sigma factor yields the protein MSPSQVPPQPLTESDFMRLFVKHELALRAFARSMLPNWNAVDDAIQEASVTMWQKFSQLDGEDGFLPWAKVILRFKCLSAVTGLRRDGRLLSDEVLKQIADEAEAIETERVVEIRSALQECLTKFPPPHQELLMAPYQSGGQITQLAENGGKTVNAFYKLLGRLRQKLADCVQQRLQMEAN from the coding sequence ATGTCCCCATCCCAAGTCCCGCCGCAACCGCTGACGGAGAGCGATTTCATGCGTCTCTTCGTCAAGCATGAACTTGCCTTGCGAGCGTTTGCGCGGTCGATGCTTCCCAATTGGAACGCGGTCGATGATGCGATCCAAGAAGCCAGTGTCACGATGTGGCAAAAGTTCTCTCAGTTGGATGGCGAGGACGGATTTCTTCCCTGGGCGAAGGTCATCTTGCGTTTTAAATGCCTCAGTGCTGTCACTGGATTGCGACGTGACGGACGGTTGCTCAGCGATGAGGTGTTGAAACAAATCGCGGACGAAGCGGAAGCCATCGAAACTGAGCGAGTGGTGGAGATTCGTTCGGCACTGCAAGAGTGCCTGACCAAGTTCCCTCCGCCACACCAGGAATTGTTGATGGCACCGTACCAAAGCGGCGGTCAAATCACGCAACTCGCGGAAAACGGCGGCAAAACCGTCAACGCGTTTTACAAGTTGCTGGGGCGACTCCGGCAAAAGCTTGCCGATTGCGTTCAGCAACGTTTGCAAATGGAGGCGAACTGA
- a CDS encoding FecR domain-containing protein, whose translation MDPSLLIQQYLLGTLSDSQVADLEQLLASDSKLRKEFAIAAATDAGLRDLAIQRSMEPPVVRGSTTNRNIWLVGWCAMAASLLLAFLFTTGSQSPSPIATLSTSENAAWESALPTTVGSKLVAGNMKLMAGIATVEFESGARITFEAPAHFELLDAMRVRMVDGAAVIDVPESAHGFVVETPGGFAIDHGTQFAVSVQESSQTSDFEVLQGEISVHHPASGKEVHLFDEQFASLSDSALSTQSATSPEQEYDQSNADRPRVIRVGTEGQSDYVIRNNRRGKWIHPEMLMVKRADSRKWDMRAMFSMSIDSVDLNSVSTARLRLNQVPSGKGFASRLPKLNTFAIYGVTHRSKETWGDDPSWEDAPDITDGILLGKFDIPRSQQTGTFGIQSDALLQFLRNDTDGRVTFVLVRESGLVEGTDRGLVHAFANDAHPEVSGPLLEFTLD comes from the coding sequence ATGGACCCTTCTCTGTTGATACAGCAATACCTGTTGGGAACGCTTTCGGATTCACAAGTGGCTGATCTGGAACAGCTGCTCGCGAGCGACTCAAAATTGCGGAAAGAGTTTGCCATCGCCGCGGCCACGGATGCGGGACTGCGTGATCTGGCCATTCAGCGTTCGATGGAACCGCCGGTCGTTCGAGGTTCAACCACCAATCGAAACATTTGGTTGGTGGGTTGGTGTGCGATGGCTGCCTCGTTGTTGCTCGCCTTTTTGTTCACGACCGGTTCGCAATCGCCCTCTCCCATTGCCACGCTCAGCACCAGTGAAAACGCGGCATGGGAAAGTGCGTTGCCCACCACCGTCGGATCCAAGTTGGTTGCCGGAAACATGAAGTTGATGGCGGGCATTGCGACCGTTGAGTTTGAGTCGGGAGCCAGGATCACGTTCGAGGCCCCTGCCCACTTTGAATTGTTGGATGCCATGCGAGTCCGAATGGTTGATGGGGCGGCCGTGATTGATGTCCCCGAATCCGCGCATGGATTTGTCGTGGAAACACCCGGCGGATTTGCGATCGATCACGGAACTCAGTTCGCCGTTTCGGTGCAAGAGTCGTCGCAGACATCGGACTTTGAAGTGCTGCAAGGCGAGATCTCGGTTCATCATCCGGCCAGTGGAAAAGAAGTCCACTTGTTCGATGAGCAATTCGCTTCGCTTTCCGACAGCGCGTTGTCGACGCAATCGGCGACCTCGCCCGAACAAGAATACGACCAATCCAACGCTGATCGCCCACGTGTGATTCGGGTCGGTACGGAAGGGCAATCCGACTATGTCATTCGCAACAATCGCCGCGGCAAGTGGATCCATCCTGAGATGCTGATGGTCAAACGAGCGGACAGTCGCAAATGGGACATGCGAGCGATGTTTTCGATGAGCATCGATTCGGTTGACTTGAACTCGGTCTCAACTGCACGCCTGCGTCTGAACCAAGTTCCCAGTGGCAAGGGATTCGCCTCGCGATTGCCAAAACTCAACACCTTCGCGATCTATGGTGTGACCCATCGATCCAAGGAGACTTGGGGCGACGACCCGAGTTGGGAAGACGCTCCCGACATCACCGATGGCATTTTGCTTGGCAAATTTGACATTCCTCGCAGTCAACAAACGGGAACGTTTGGCATCCAGTCCGATGCGTTGCTGCAGTTCCTGCGAAACGACACGGACGGACGGGTGACCTTTGTTCTGGTGCGTGAATCGGGCTTGGTCGAAGGCACCGACCGCGGTTTGGTCCACGCGTTTGCCAACGATGCTCACCCCGAGGTCTCCGGCCCGCTTCTGGAGTTCACTTTGGACTGA